A region of Carassius auratus strain Wakin chromosome 11, ASM336829v1, whole genome shotgun sequence DNA encodes the following proteins:
- the LOC113110729 gene encoding synapse differentiation-inducing gene protein 1-like, with translation MYQPAVPVFRPAVTVVQPTVPLVQSTVVMSQMPVAIVPDYLGYSIFTMLCCCLPLGIVAIIFSCNARDANFSGQRDLAMSHSRVAFILNNVSVGIGLAIMTMILIICLKYA, from the exons ATGTATCAGCCTGCTGTACCAGTGTTTCGACCTGCTGTAACGGTTGTTCAGCCAACTGTACCATTGGTTCAGTCCACTGTGGTCATGAGTCAAATGCCAGTTGCTATTGTACCAGATTACTTGGGCTACTCCATCTTTACCATGCTGTGCTGCTGTTTACCTCTGGGCATCGTTGCTATCATCTTCTCATGCAAT GCTCGAGATGCTAACTTTTCTGGACAGCGAGATTTAGCGATGAGCCACTCCAGAGTGGCATTTATCCTGAACAATGTGTCTGTCGGTATCGGCCTCGCTATCATGACAATGATCCTtatcatttgtttgaaatatgctTGA